In the Borrelia turicatae 91E135 genome, one interval contains:
- a CDS encoding STAS domain-containing protein gives MEKDTSQSNVFYVCKDDFVFIKLINRLTALYSVNFKTFIKNIFINNNDKINKLYIDLSETKYLDSTFMGVLIYIDNKSNEHKKTFKIINSSKEALKNLQSLGLEKILKIENREEKLQKSDMKEYFCFSAHKNTIFKSMLKSHILLSSLNKDNKKEFCTLIRRLKKENNN, from the coding sequence ATGGAAAAAGATACTTCTCAAAGCAATGTCTTTTATGTATGTAAAGACGATTTTGTTTTCATAAAATTAATTAACAGACTTACTGCATTATATTCTGTCAATTTTAAAACATTTATCAAAAATATATTCATAAATAATAACGATAAAATCAACAAATTATACATAGATTTATCGGAAACAAAATATTTAGATTCAACTTTTATGGGAGTACTAATATACATTGATAATAAGAGCAATGAACACAAAAAAACCTTTAAAATAATAAACTCTAGCAAAGAAGCACTTAAAAATTTACAATCTCTTGGTCTTGAAAAAATATTAAAAATAGAAAATAGAGAAGAAAAATTACAAAAAAGTGACATGAAAGAGTATTTTTGTTTCAGTGCACATAAAAATACAATATTTAAATCAATGTTAAAATCACATATTTTACTCTCAAGCCTCAATAAAGACAACAAAAAAGAATTCTGCACCCTAATTAGAAGACTAAAAAAAGAAAACAACAATTAA
- a CDS encoding OmpH family outer membrane protein, with the protein MAFIVFLFACFFPLNLFSVNVTKVGIVDFEKVVIEFLSPQLKSNLEQLKNHYQEKIDILNSEIKDLRKIYDESVSVHDLESAKLYGNQYNLKIDELKKLKSLAKSNLEQQKQININSLNSDGLLWGKILNGIQYIAETNGISLVMKKDNPYILYYNSTVDITDDIIKYLSEQ; encoded by the coding sequence ATGGCTTTTATAGTGTTTTTGTTTGCATGTTTTTTTCCATTAAATCTTTTTTCAGTTAATGTTACAAAAGTGGGTATTGTAGATTTTGAGAAGGTTGTAATTGAGTTTTTAAGTCCGCAATTAAAGTCTAATCTTGAGCAATTGAAAAATCATTATCAAGAAAAAATAGATATCTTGAATTCTGAGATTAAAGATTTGAGGAAAATATATGATGAATCTGTTAGTGTTCATGATTTAGAGAGTGCTAAATTGTATGGTAATCAATATAACTTGAAGATTGATGAACTTAAGAAGCTTAAGAGCTTGGCTAAGAGTAATCTTGAGCAACAGAAACAGATTAATATAAACAGTTTAAATAGTGATGGATTACTTTGGGGCAAAATACTTAATGGTATTCAATATATTGCAGAGACTAATGGTATTTCTTTGGTTATGAAAAAAGATAATCCATATATTCTTTATTATAATAGTACAGTTGATATAACAGATGATATTATTAAGTATTTGAGTGAACAGTAG
- the mutS gene encoding DNA mismatch repair protein MutS, with product MRKDVTPMMRQYLNIKDKHKDAILFFRVGSFYEMFFDDALEGSKLLGLTLTKRENVPMCGVPCHTSKDYIKKLILLDKKVAICEQGLQTDPKGPLEREVVEVISPGVVIDEDFLQDDINNYLIAISDYKDYYSFSYIDLSTSRLGIILYEGNFLEKLRRDIEKYSPKEIIVSEDFYYEYLEKLALDRFLVNKIPHWHFDKEIAMKSLKEHFNVLSLSALGFKEDEPYYVSSFLIIDYIKNNLKNLLINIDTIHINNDSEYMFLDDVTQINLELVKNNNDLTSCYSLYSVLNDCKTPMGKRLLREYILNPLLDIVAINNRLDHVEFLNNNINLSMKLRDILSNVWDIERIISRLQMKKYVKKDFLLIKESLTAFFLAKRLLNEHSFSYWIFDVNDENNIREIYSLIDCSISKEPDELIQHGYNFEIDRLREIKNNASKYVDDYLNFERNFSKISSLKIRRINVRGLFFEVTKSYYGQVPSHFIESQTLNSVKRYKTNKLIELERDINDAEDNLLALEQEVFDDIASKIVKHSVVIKKIANFFAYVDVVSDFAYLAKKNEYVRPTLTNNKEIILECSRHPVVEHYMKGVEAFTKNSVKIDNDKYFCLITGPNMAGKSTYLRQTALVVLMGHIGSFVPANQAIIGITDKIFCRIGASDNISKGESTFLVEMNETANILRNATQNSLIIMDEVGRGTSTNDGLAIAYSIVEYILEHIQARSLFATHFHELSAIKHDSFVNLSMKIERQGDELIFLREVEEKPSLNSYGIYVARIAGIPLKVIERANVILKSLTSREHLYVPEFFTSATLVINDGEEAMKEDLSYELELNDYLELKNFISKIDVNNITPFQAMNLLSEIILKTKT from the coding sequence ATGAGAAAAGATGTTACGCCGATGATGAGGCAATATTTGAATATTAAAGATAAACATAAAGATGCTATTCTGTTTTTTAGAGTAGGTAGTTTTTATGAAATGTTTTTTGATGATGCTCTTGAGGGAAGCAAGCTTTTAGGATTAACTTTGACTAAAAGAGAAAATGTTCCTATGTGTGGAGTGCCTTGTCATACAAGTAAAGATTATATAAAAAAATTGATTTTGCTTGATAAAAAGGTTGCAATTTGTGAGCAAGGATTGCAAACTGATCCTAAAGGGCCTTTAGAAAGAGAAGTTGTTGAAGTTATAAGTCCTGGAGTTGTTATCGATGAAGATTTTTTGCAAGATGATATTAATAATTATTTGATAGCTATTAGTGATTATAAGGATTATTATTCATTTTCTTATATAGATTTGTCGACATCTAGACTTGGAATAATCCTTTATGAGGGAAATTTTTTAGAAAAGTTGAGACGGGATATTGAGAAGTATTCTCCAAAGGAAATAATAGTTTCAGAGGATTTTTATTATGAATATTTAGAAAAACTTGCTCTTGATCGATTTTTAGTTAATAAGATTCCCCATTGGCATTTTGACAAAGAGATTGCCATGAAATCACTAAAAGAGCATTTTAATGTTCTTAGTTTGAGTGCTCTTGGGTTTAAAGAGGATGAGCCTTATTATGTTTCATCTTTTTTAATAATAGATTATATAAAGAATAACTTGAAAAATTTATTAATTAATATTGACACAATTCATATTAATAATGATTCTGAATATATGTTTCTTGATGATGTTACTCAAATAAACCTTGAACTTGTTAAAAACAATAATGATTTAACATCCTGCTATTCTCTTTATTCAGTATTAAATGATTGTAAAACTCCCATGGGGAAGAGACTTTTAAGAGAATATATATTAAATCCGCTTTTAGATATTGTTGCAATTAACAATAGATTAGATCATGTAGAATTTTTAAACAATAATATTAACTTAAGTATGAAATTGAGAGATATTCTTAGTAATGTTTGGGATATTGAGAGAATAATCTCAAGACTTCAAATGAAAAAATATGTTAAAAAAGATTTTTTATTGATTAAGGAATCTTTGACAGCATTTTTTTTAGCAAAAAGGCTTCTTAATGAACATTCTTTTAGTTATTGGATATTTGATGTTAATGATGAAAATAATATAAGAGAAATTTATTCTTTAATTGATTGTTCCATTTCAAAGGAGCCAGATGAGCTTATTCAACATGGGTATAATTTTGAGATTGATCGTTTAAGAGAGATTAAAAATAATGCAAGCAAGTATGTTGATGATTATCTTAATTTTGAGAGGAATTTTAGCAAAATTAGTAGCCTTAAAATTAGGAGAATTAATGTTCGAGGTTTGTTTTTTGAGGTTACAAAGAGTTATTATGGACAAGTTCCATCTCATTTTATAGAAAGTCAGACTTTAAATTCTGTTAAGAGATATAAAACTAACAAACTTATTGAACTTGAAAGGGATATTAATGATGCTGAGGATAATTTATTGGCTCTTGAGCAAGAAGTGTTTGATGACATAGCTTCAAAAATTGTTAAGCATAGTGTGGTTATTAAAAAAATTGCTAATTTTTTTGCGTATGTTGATGTAGTCTCTGATTTTGCGTATTTGGCTAAAAAAAATGAATATGTAAGACCCACTCTAACTAACAATAAAGAAATTATTCTTGAGTGTTCTAGACATCCTGTTGTTGAGCATTATATGAAGGGAGTTGAGGCTTTTACTAAAAATTCTGTAAAAATTGACAATGATAAGTATTTTTGTTTAATTACTGGTCCTAATATGGCAGGCAAATCAACTTATTTACGTCAGACTGCTTTAGTTGTTTTAATGGGACATATTGGTTCTTTTGTGCCTGCTAATCAGGCCATCATAGGAATTACAGATAAGATTTTTTGTCGAATCGGGGCAAGTGATAATATTTCCAAAGGTGAGTCTACATTTTTAGTAGAGATGAATGAAACGGCTAATATTTTAAGAAATGCAACTCAGAATAGCTTGATAATTATGGATGAAGTTGGGAGGGGTACTAGTACTAATGATGGACTTGCTATTGCGTATTCAATTGTTGAATATATTTTAGAACATATTCAAGCTAGAAGTTTATTTGCAACTCATTTTCATGAGCTTTCAGCTATTAAGCATGATTCTTTTGTTAATCTTTCAATGAAAATTGAAAGACAAGGTGATGAACTTATTTTTTTAAGAGAGGTTGAAGAAAAACCTTCTCTTAATTCTTATGGGATTTATGTTGCTCGCATAGCAGGAATACCTTTAAAAGTTATTGAGAGGGCTAATGTTATTCTTAAAAGTTTGACTAGTCGAGAGCATTTGTATGTGCCGGAATTTTTTACTTCAGCCACTTTGGTTATTAATGATGGTGAAGAAGCAATGAAAGAAGATTTAAGTTATGAGTTAGAACTTAATGATTACTTAGAACTTAAAAATTTTATTTCTAAAATAGATGTCAATAATATTACTCCTTTTCAAGCAATGAATTTACTAAGTGAAATAATTTTAAAGACTAAGACATAG
- a CDS encoding amidophosphoribosyltransferase, which yields MWNWGVLKSIFLPFCSCCHKDYVYLNALCKDCIEFFHFDVKLRDDVWYFFDYKNEYKNLVLTYKRDGQRLLGRFFANGILHFLMSIDFDLVVSIPCSFKRKIFYGFDHMEYIGNLLSHSEINYINVFKRRLGKSQKLLRGDLRHSNLENKVKLKLRYRNIKFKRVVLIDDIVTTGASMTFCKDILIRHGALSVIKLSIARV from the coding sequence GTGTGGAATTGGGGTGTTTTAAAAAGCATATTTCTTCCCTTTTGTTCTTGTTGTCATAAAGATTATGTTTACTTAAATGCTCTTTGCAAGGATTGTATTGAGTTTTTTCATTTCGATGTTAAGTTGAGAGATGATGTTTGGTATTTTTTTGACTATAAAAATGAATATAAGAACTTGGTTCTTACTTACAAGAGAGATGGACAAAGATTGCTTGGTCGGTTTTTTGCAAATGGGATTTTACATTTTTTGATGAGTATTGATTTTGACCTTGTTGTTAGTATTCCTTGTAGTTTTAAAAGAAAAATTTTTTATGGTTTTGATCACATGGAATATATTGGAAATTTGTTAAGTCATAGTGAAATAAATTATATTAATGTTTTTAAGCGAAGATTAGGCAAAAGTCAAAAGCTATTGCGTGGAGATTTAAGGCATAGTAATTTGGAGAATAAAGTTAAATTAAAGTTGAGGTATAGGAATATTAAGTTTAAAAGGGTTGTACTTATTGATGATATTGTAACAACAGGAGCATCTATGACTTTTTGTAAAGATATTCTTATAAGACATGGGGCTTTAAGTGTAATAAAACTATCAATTGCGAGAGTTTAG
- the bamA gene encoding outer membrane protein assembly factor BamA: MKLFRIFLFFFVFNLVYSQENYKGKVIKSIDFNGLKNIRENDFGSILNVYLGQAYSDELFDRLQVDLYALDYFEGLIRPEFRVENDKLVITFFVKEKSLIQTVTFIDDSGVFWNSELRDKSNVNAKEALNLAKIKKSVLKFEEMYKDAGYLDVTVEFDIKEKNSLVDIVFKINAGPKYVVKEVSFEGNLNFKSRILRKYLVSKPASLFFDGKYLKSNVDKDKVKLESYYKNNGYINAKVVDSIVDIRIPSDAKKLEREVFLKYFISEGNVFKFGKFEITGNLVFKLEELQSLITFKEGDIFDDSRFEQDFAKIREKYYSDGYIFTEIVPSRTIRDEFVDYSIKILEKEKAHIESITVSGNKKTASHVILREIPLIEGDIFSLENLRMGMLNLQRLGYFGNVVPDVVPSDIEGLMKINFVVEERETASFRFGMNFGAVSNSWLPFSVFGQWEQSNFLGEGYSLSARLNLAFSEQSFRLMFEDNWFMQTRWTIGGFFDFSHSINTAYQDINGPIFTDKKEVPDPFVSWEAYNNSKNFSDFNVMNYSLAKFSISGFTGYTFSNYLGKQSVVGTAQTALKYVYYDDNVNRPSNYYLRDNYNTIRFENSFGISVAWDTRNSQSLSNNGFLLKQQFDLFGGFLFGQSHFSKSTTTFERYFSLLGYQDVFTPFFDLILTLRSVYSNILPPLGNGFEIEVQPHHLIVISENFMIARGWGTLSNIYSSFVNTLQLSMPLIKNILVWDVLFLDMASYSLEGQENSLFVPLSNFIFSWGFGIRSVLPQMPLSFVIAYPFHFNNEGVNRYYNYFGGFKFFLAIDMRY, translated from the coding sequence GTGAAGTTATTTAGAATCTTTTTGTTCTTTTTTGTATTTAATTTAGTGTATTCTCAAGAGAACTATAAGGGTAAGGTGATAAAAAGTATTGATTTTAATGGGCTTAAGAATATAAGAGAAAATGACTTTGGCTCTATTTTAAATGTTTATTTGGGACAAGCTTATTCTGATGAACTTTTTGATAGATTGCAAGTTGACCTTTATGCTCTTGATTATTTTGAGGGACTTATTAGACCTGAGTTTAGAGTAGAAAATGATAAACTTGTAATTACATTTTTTGTGAAGGAAAAATCCTTAATACAGACTGTTACTTTTATTGATGATAGTGGAGTTTTTTGGAATAGTGAACTGCGTGATAAATCAAATGTTAATGCAAAAGAGGCTTTAAATCTTGCAAAAATTAAAAAAAGTGTTCTTAAATTTGAAGAAATGTACAAAGATGCTGGATATCTTGATGTTACTGTTGAATTTGATATTAAAGAGAAAAATAGTTTAGTAGATATTGTGTTTAAAATTAATGCTGGTCCTAAGTATGTTGTTAAAGAGGTTTCTTTTGAGGGAAATTTGAACTTTAAGAGTCGTATTCTTAGAAAATATTTAGTATCAAAACCCGCATCTTTATTTTTTGATGGTAAGTATTTAAAATCAAATGTTGATAAAGATAAAGTGAAACTTGAGTCTTATTATAAGAATAATGGATATATTAATGCAAAAGTTGTAGATAGCATTGTAGATATACGAATTCCCAGTGATGCTAAAAAATTGGAAAGAGAAGTTTTCTTAAAATATTTTATTTCAGAGGGTAATGTTTTTAAATTTGGTAAATTTGAAATTACTGGTAATTTAGTTTTTAAATTAGAAGAATTGCAATCCTTGATTACTTTTAAGGAAGGAGATATTTTTGATGATTCAAGATTTGAGCAAGATTTTGCAAAAATTAGGGAAAAGTATTATTCCGATGGTTATATCTTTACAGAGATTGTGCCTTCTCGGACGATAAGAGATGAATTTGTCGATTATTCTATTAAGATATTAGAAAAAGAGAAAGCACATATTGAATCTATTACTGTTTCAGGTAATAAAAAAACAGCTTCTCATGTAATTCTTAGAGAAATTCCGCTAATTGAGGGTGATATTTTTAGTTTGGAAAATCTTCGGATGGGAATGCTTAATTTACAAAGACTTGGCTATTTTGGAAATGTTGTACCCGATGTTGTTCCAAGTGATATTGAGGGTTTAATGAAGATAAATTTTGTTGTTGAAGAGCGAGAGACAGCAAGTTTTAGATTTGGTATGAATTTTGGTGCGGTGAGTAATTCTTGGCTTCCATTTTCAGTTTTTGGACAGTGGGAGCAATCTAATTTTTTAGGTGAAGGGTATTCTCTTTCCGCAAGGCTTAATCTTGCTTTTTCAGAGCAAAGTTTTAGGTTAATGTTTGAAGATAATTGGTTTATGCAGACTAGATGGACTATTGGAGGATTTTTTGATTTTTCACATTCTATAAATACAGCGTATCAGGATATTAATGGACCTATATTTACGGATAAGAAAGAAGTTCCAGATCCTTTTGTAAGTTGGGAAGCATATAATAATTCTAAAAATTTTTCGGATTTTAATGTTATGAATTATTCTTTAGCGAAATTTAGTATTAGTGGGTTTACTGGTTATACTTTTTCTAATTATCTTGGAAAGCAATCAGTTGTTGGAACTGCACAAACTGCCTTGAAATATGTGTATTATGATGATAATGTTAACAGACCTTCAAATTATTATTTGAGGGATAATTATAATACTATTAGATTTGAAAATTCTTTTGGTATTAGCGTTGCATGGGATACAAGAAATTCTCAGTCTTTATCTAATAATGGTTTTTTGCTTAAGCAGCAATTTGATCTTTTTGGTGGATTTTTGTTTGGACAGAGTCATTTTTCAAAATCCACAACAACTTTTGAGAGATATTTCTCTCTTTTAGGCTATCAGGATGTTTTCACCCCATTTTTTGATTTAATTTTAACTTTGCGGAGTGTTTATTCAAATATTTTACCACCACTTGGGAATGGTTTTGAGATAGAAGTTCAACCACATCACCTTATAGTTATTAGTGAAAACTTTATGATTGCAAGAGGATGGGGCACTTTGAGTAATATTTATAGTTCGTTTGTAAATACTCTTCAGTTATCAATGCCTTTGATTAAGAATATTTTGGTTTGGGATGTTTTGTTTTTAGATATGGCTTCATATTCTCTAGAAGGTCAAGAAAATTCTTTGTTTGTTCCTTTGAGTAATTTTATTTTTAGTTGGGGTTTTGGAATTAGAAGTGTATTACCTCAAATGCCTTTGTCTTTTGTAATAGCTTATCCATTTCATTTTAATAATGAAGGTGTTAATAGATATTATAATTATTTTGGAGGATTTAAATTTTTCTTAGCCATTGATATGAGATACTGA
- the nusA gene encoding transcription termination factor NusA, translating into MIKGTGQMIANIANERGMSIDAIRKTVRESIMIAYKKYFGTSENALIKFDEDTGDLIVYSKKKIVEEVQDDILEILKDDSQEFEVMEDGYAYIEIDPKIFDRLSIQVAKQRTKSDLQGIEDNELYLEFKHKLHKIVIGYVQQNRNGDLYVNLGSTDGVIPKKYQSPREVYGLNDKVRVLVYSVKKGKNGIEVVLSRTHPKFIEELLTLEIPEIEEGLIKIHKIVRDPGYRTKVAVYSEKEEIDPVGPCIGQKGVRIQSIIKELEGEKIDIIPYSKDIKEFIRDALTPAKIDNVYIVDEDLHKALVVVSDEQLSLAIGKMGQNVRLANRLLDWAIDVKTSSQFAEMKASGEFKQETFEMFDKIIQDNVQEDEFEEINKISELKILDNDIVDKLVEAGFDDIDSFLDASEEKLFELGIGYEKQEEINKILKEGMVIISNDDGSIEGMKDEEELLCPECGAVINENMTFCPGCKIGLSFEFEEE; encoded by the coding sequence ATGATAAAGGGCACTGGTCAAATGATTGCCAATATTGCTAATGAGCGAGGAATGAGCATAGATGCTATTCGAAAGACGGTTAGGGAATCTATAATGATAGCTTATAAGAAGTATTTTGGAACGAGTGAGAATGCTTTAATTAAGTTTGATGAGGATACTGGGGATTTGATAGTTTATTCTAAAAAAAAGATTGTAGAGGAAGTTCAAGACGATATACTTGAAATATTGAAAGACGATTCTCAAGAATTTGAAGTCATGGAAGATGGATATGCATATATTGAGATTGATCCAAAGATTTTTGATAGGCTTTCAATTCAAGTTGCTAAGCAGAGAACTAAGAGCGATTTGCAGGGAATCGAAGATAATGAACTTTATTTAGAATTTAAACACAAATTGCATAAAATTGTTATTGGGTATGTTCAGCAAAATAGGAATGGAGATCTTTATGTGAATCTTGGGAGTACAGATGGTGTTATTCCTAAGAAATATCAATCTCCAAGGGAAGTTTATGGGCTTAATGATAAAGTTCGAGTTCTTGTTTACAGTGTAAAGAAGGGAAAAAATGGAATAGAGGTAGTCTTATCAAGGACTCATCCTAAATTTATTGAGGAACTTCTTACTCTTGAGATTCCTGAGATTGAGGAAGGTCTTATTAAGATTCATAAGATAGTAAGAGATCCAGGTTATAGAACTAAGGTTGCTGTTTATTCTGAGAAAGAAGAGATTGATCCTGTAGGTCCTTGTATTGGGCAAAAAGGTGTTAGGATTCAATCAATAATTAAGGAACTTGAAGGTGAAAAAATAGATATTATTCCTTATTCTAAGGATATTAAAGAATTTATTAGAGATGCCTTAACCCCTGCTAAAATAGATAATGTATATATTGTTGATGAGGATTTGCATAAAGCTTTGGTGGTTGTTAGCGATGAACAGCTCTCGCTTGCAATAGGTAAAATGGGACAGAATGTTAGACTTGCAAATAGACTGCTTGATTGGGCAATTGATGTTAAAACTAGTAGTCAATTTGCTGAAATGAAAGCAAGTGGAGAGTTTAAACAAGAGACTTTTGAAATGTTTGATAAAATTATTCAGGATAATGTTCAGGAAGATGAATTTGAGGAAATAAATAAAATTAGTGAGCTTAAAATTCTTGATAATGATATTGTTGATAAATTGGTTGAAGCAGGTTTTGATGATATTGATAGTTTTTTGGATGCTAGTGAGGAAAAGCTTTTTGAGTTGGGAATAGGTTATGAAAAGCAAGAAGAAATAAATAAGATACTAAAGGAAGGGATGGTAATAATTTCTAATGATGATGGATCTATTGAAGGTATGAAAGATGAAGAAGAGTTGCTTTGTCCTGAGTGTGGGGCTGTTATTAATGAAAATATGACTTTTTGTCCAGGTTGTAAGATAGGGCTTAGCTTTGAATTTGAAGAGGAGTAA
- the rimP gene encoding ribosome maturation factor RimP, protein MVKIIDNSEVYNLIKNVTDQLGIEIIEINTFKKRDEGRIQIVLYKGNDFGVDTLCDLHKMILLSLEVVLKYNFSLEISTPGINRKIKSDREFKIFEGRKIKLMLDNDFEEGLILKAEADGFIFKTDTKEIRILYSDVKKAKLS, encoded by the coding sequence TTGGTTAAAATTATTGATAATAGTGAAGTTTACAATTTAATAAAGAATGTAACAGATCAATTAGGAATTGAAATTATAGAAATTAACACTTTCAAGAAAAGAGATGAAGGGAGAATTCAAATAGTTCTTTATAAGGGTAATGATTTTGGAGTTGATACTCTTTGTGATTTACATAAAATGATTTTATTGAGTTTAGAAGTGGTTCTTAAATATAATTTTAGTTTAGAAATCTCTACGCCTGGGATAAATAGGAAAATTAAGAGTGATAGAGAGTTTAAAATTTTTGAGGGCAGGAAGATTAAGTTAATGTTAGATAATGATTTTGAAGAAGGTCTTATCTTAAAAGCAGAGGCAGACGGTTTTATTTTTAAAACAGATACTAAAGAGATAAGAATTCTTTATAGTGATGTTAAGAAGGCTAAATTATCGTGA